In Pirellulales bacterium, the following are encoded in one genomic region:
- a CDS encoding acetyl-CoA carboxylase carboxyl transferase subunit alpha: MENAYYSVISPEGCAGILWKDAAYAKQAAQALKLTSRDLLRLGVIDDVIEEPIGGAHRDHHQMAGRLKMYLVRTLRELLQKPTDQLIEDRYEKYRRIGIYLEGGAEAPAGGNPQPA, from the coding sequence ATGGAAAACGCCTACTATTCGGTCATCAGCCCCGAAGGCTGCGCCGGCATCCTCTGGAAAGACGCCGCCTACGCCAAGCAAGCCGCCCAGGCCCTGAAGCTGACCTCGCGCGACTTGCTCCGCCTGGGGGTGATCGACGACGTCATCGAAGAGCCAATCGGTGGCGCTCATCGCGACCATCATCAGATGGCTGGTCGGCTAAAAATGTATCTGGTTCGGACGCTGCGGGAATTACTGCAAAAGCCGACCGACCAGTTGATCGAGGACCGTTACGAAAAATACCGTCGGATCGGCATTTATCTGGAAGGGGGCGCCGAGGCCCCTGCCGGGGGCAACCCGCAACCGGCCTGA